From Thermoflavifilum aggregans, a single genomic window includes:
- a CDS encoding sodium:solute symporter, whose product MQALDWLVLTVTLVLIIGYGVWKSRRRDNLSGYFLDHQSMPWYLILLSVMGTQASAITFLSAPGQAYTDGMRFVQYYFGLPLAMVVLCISFVPAFRHLQVFTAYEFLEKRFDLKTRALTSFLFLLQRGLSTGISIYAPAIILSSLLGWNIYWTNIFIGGLLIIYTVSGGARSVAHTQKLQLAIIFAGMLLAAWLLVKRLPDGVRFGDALHLAGKLGKLNAVVPRTDWQDADFWQDKYNLLSGIIGGFFLALSYFGTDQSQVGRYLTARSVRESRLGLLMNGIVKVPMQFGILLIGTLVLAFYQFYEPPLFFNPTVVREISTSSYQPAFAALQRQYDSIFVQKKTAAWELVQEWHQHQDATDAHAFIQLHKKAEYVRLQAMDLIHEAVPHADHNDTNYIFLYFILDELPAGVVGLLIAVIFLAAWGSIAAALNALASATLVDVYKRAVYTQGSEQHYVRMSKWFTMGWGVFCILVAQFANRLGSLIEAVNVLGSLFYGTILGIFLCAFYLKQVKGTAVFWSAILAELVVLGLYQMHTVSFLWLNVVGCLLVMGCALLVNALFSGKN is encoded by the coding sequence TTGCAGGCATTAGACTGGTTGGTATTAACGGTTACGCTGGTGCTGATCATTGGCTATGGTGTCTGGAAAAGCCGCAGGCGCGATAATCTCAGCGGCTATTTTCTGGATCATCAGTCCATGCCCTGGTATCTGATCCTGCTTTCCGTAATGGGCACACAGGCCAGTGCCATTACTTTTTTATCGGCACCCGGACAAGCTTATACTGACGGGATGCGGTTTGTGCAATATTATTTTGGCCTGCCGCTTGCCATGGTGGTGCTTTGCATCAGTTTTGTTCCCGCTTTCCGGCACCTGCAGGTTTTTACTGCCTATGAATTTCTGGAAAAACGATTTGATCTGAAAACCCGGGCACTCACGTCATTTCTTTTTTTATTGCAGCGGGGGTTATCCACAGGTATCAGTATTTATGCCCCGGCCATTATCCTTTCTTCACTGCTGGGCTGGAATATTTACTGGACCAATATTTTCATCGGGGGTTTGCTGATCATTTACACGGTGAGCGGAGGTGCCAGATCGGTAGCACATACCCAGAAACTACAGCTGGCAATCATTTTTGCAGGTATGTTACTGGCAGCCTGGTTGCTGGTAAAGCGATTGCCCGATGGTGTTCGCTTCGGTGATGCCTTGCATCTGGCCGGGAAATTAGGCAAACTCAATGCCGTCGTACCTCGTACCGATTGGCAGGATGCCGATTTCTGGCAGGATAAATACAATCTGCTAAGTGGGATTATTGGTGGTTTTTTCCTGGCACTCTCTTATTTCGGAACGGATCAGAGCCAGGTAGGCCGCTACCTCACGGCACGTTCTGTAAGGGAAAGCAGGCTGGGTTTGTTGATGAACGGCATTGTAAAAGTTCCCATGCAATTCGGCATCTTGCTGATTGGTACATTGGTGTTGGCGTTTTATCAGTTTTATGAACCGCCGCTGTTTTTCAATCCTACTGTCGTTCGGGAAATCAGCACTTCATCCTACCAGCCGGCGTTTGCGGCTTTGCAAAGGCAGTATGATTCCATTTTCGTTCAAAAGAAAACCGCTGCCTGGGAGCTGGTTCAGGAATGGCATCAGCACCAGGATGCAACGGATGCCCATGCATTCATACAACTGCATAAAAAGGCAGAATATGTGCGGCTGCAGGCTATGGATCTTATCCACGAAGCCGTGCCTCATGCCGATCATAATGATACCAACTACATTTTTCTGTACTTTATTCTCGATGAATTGCCCGCAGGAGTTGTGGGTTTGTTGATTGCGGTTATTTTTCTGGCTGCATGGGGTTCTATTGCAGCGGCGCTCAATGCGCTGGCCTCGGCTACCCTGGTGGATGTGTACAAACGGGCAGTTTATACCCAAGGCAGTGAGCAGCATTATGTGCGCATGTCAAAATGGTTTACCATGGGCTGGGGTGTTTTCTGCATTTTGGTAGCGCAGTTTGCCAACAGGCTGGGAAGCCTGATTGAAGCGGTGAATGTGCTGGGCTCTTTGTTTTATGGTACTATCCTGGGTATTTTTCTATGTGCTTTTTATCTGAAACAGGTAAAAGGTACGGCAGTATTCTGGTCGGCTATTCTGGCTGAGCTGGTGGTGCTGGGGCTATACCAGATGCATACCGTTTCCTTTTTATGGCTTAATGTGGTAGGTTGTTTGCTGGTGATGGGATGTGCGTTGTTGGTGAATGCATTATTTTCGGGTAAGAACTGA
- a CDS encoding ABC transporter substrate-binding protein, with translation MRRTSPHIRITSLLLWICLGLCSGCFLFKSSTRTPQLSQAPPAPAPAPKPAVHTPDTAEKNIPAAAPFHVAAFAKLIRKPVYHIALFCPLYLDSLQNESSANAWLTRFPDYFVPGLEFYEGVQVAIDSLRGMGARLVIKVYDTRSASLPVTKAVEDSFLQKADLILGMLSYQELQTLGAFSQQHQINLVSATLPNDAGITENPFLIIVNSTLTAHANAILQYVLTNFNNVHLTLWSQPTNDDNTIAQLFLDAYRRHPQYAVMPLQQIVYDTSWSASRIASQLHANQNNVCIFTTLNPAAALNMAYKLASLTDRYQINMIGMPTWDQINAWFTDSTLYALPVFYSSPFVTSPQSPAARYLQQKFMQLYQTRDPSPYAWKGFDIGYRFVWLMLQYGIYFNARINDPRANMLIPYQFEPVYKKVTDSIPDYFENRKIFFMKIYGGKTYPAGSINAAD, from the coding sequence ATGCGAAGGACATCACCACATATCCGGATCACCAGCCTGTTGCTATGGATATGCCTGGGGCTATGCTCCGGATGTTTTTTGTTTAAATCATCAACCCGCACTCCGCAGCTGTCACAGGCGCCACCAGCTCCGGCGCCCGCACCCAAGCCTGCTGTACACACTCCGGATACAGCCGAAAAAAACATACCCGCAGCCGCACCTTTTCATGTGGCAGCTTTCGCCAAACTGATCCGCAAGCCCGTTTACCATATTGCCTTGTTTTGTCCGCTCTATCTGGATTCACTGCAAAATGAATCCAGCGCCAATGCCTGGCTTACCCGTTTTCCGGACTATTTTGTTCCCGGATTGGAATTTTACGAAGGTGTGCAGGTGGCTATAGACAGCCTACGCGGCATGGGTGCCCGCCTGGTGATAAAGGTATATGATACGCGCTCGGCCTCGCTACCAGTCACAAAAGCTGTTGAGGACAGTTTTTTGCAAAAGGCCGATCTTATCCTGGGCATGCTGAGCTACCAGGAACTGCAGACCCTGGGCGCTTTCAGCCAGCAACATCAGATCAACCTGGTTTCGGCAACCTTGCCCAATGATGCAGGTATTACCGAAAATCCCTTTCTGATCATCGTAAACAGCACGCTTACTGCCCATGCCAATGCGATTCTGCAGTATGTGCTGACCAATTTCAACAACGTACACCTGACATTGTGGAGCCAGCCTACTAACGATGATAATACCATTGCTCAGCTGTTTCTGGACGCATACCGCAGGCATCCGCAATATGCGGTGATGCCTTTGCAGCAAATTGTGTACGACACCAGCTGGTCGGCCTCCCGCATTGCCAGTCAGCTCCATGCCAACCAGAACAACGTATGCATTTTCACCACGCTGAATCCGGCAGCTGCACTGAACATGGCCTACAAATTAGCATCTCTGACCGACCGCTATCAGATCAACATGATAGGCATGCCCACCTGGGATCAGATCAACGCATGGTTTACCGACTCTACCCTTTATGCACTGCCAGTGTTTTATTCTTCCCCTTTCGTCACATCACCCCAATCACCAGCTGCCCGCTATCTGCAGCAGAAGTTCATGCAGCTTTACCAGACCCGCGACCCTTCACCCTACGCATGGAAAGGGTTTGATATCGGCTATCGTTTTGTGTGGTTGATGCTTCAATACGGTATTTATTTCAACGCCCGGATCAACGATCCGAGAGCCAATATGCTGATTCCTTACCAGTTTGAACCGGTTTATAAAAAGGTTACGGACAGCATACCAGATTATTTTGAAAACAGAAAGATTTTCTTCATGAAAATCTATGGTGGAAAGACCTATCCGGCCGGAAGCATCAATGCTGCTGACTAA
- a CDS encoding patatin-like phospholipase family protein — protein sequence MDISTDHISVASVVREYAFVLSGGGARGYAHIGVLQAFAEQGILPRAISGTSAGAIAGVLICDGYTPLEAAEIFRNYKLTPRFRLTRHSLGLSLHFLEAFLQRHLRHTYFEELRIPLFVSATDFTNGQLRVFDKGPIIPAVLAASAIPIIFPPVYIDGKPYVDGGLSSNLPVEPFLDRFAPIVGVHVNPLPEYDPAKRSFIRNLERTLHFAIRGVVHRNMMHCQWFIEPPGLSQFGLFDTHKFDEIYQIGLGYARAYIAEHKLVLTS from the coding sequence ATGGATATTTCTACGGATCATATATCAGTGGCGTCTGTCGTACGCGAATATGCTTTTGTGTTGTCGGGTGGCGGAGCCAGGGGCTATGCACATATCGGCGTATTGCAGGCTTTTGCCGAGCAGGGCATTTTGCCCAGAGCAATTTCCGGAACCAGTGCCGGAGCTATTGCGGGTGTGCTGATTTGCGATGGCTATACTCCTTTGGAAGCAGCTGAAATTTTCAGGAATTATAAGCTCACGCCCCGCTTCAGGCTCACCCGTCACAGCCTGGGACTTTCGCTCCATTTTCTGGAAGCTTTTCTGCAGCGACACTTGAGGCATACCTATTTTGAAGAGTTGCGTATTCCGTTGTTTGTTTCGGCAACGGATTTTACGAATGGCCAGCTCAGGGTATTTGACAAAGGGCCGATCATTCCGGCTGTGCTGGCCGCCAGCGCCATTCCGATTATCTTTCCGCCTGTATATATCGATGGAAAGCCTTATGTGGATGGAGGATTGAGCAGCAATCTGCCCGTAGAGCCTTTTCTGGATCGGTTTGCGCCTATTGTAGGCGTGCATGTCAATCCGCTGCCGGAATATGACCCAGCAAAACGCAGCTTTATCCGCAATCTGGAACGTACGCTTCATTTTGCCATCCGGGGTGTGGTGCATCGGAATATGATGCATTGCCAGTGGTTTATTGAACCGCCCGGCCTGAGCCAGTTTGGATTGTTTGATACGCATAAGTTTGATGAAATCTATCAGATCGGACTGGGCTATGCCAGGGCCTACATTGCGGAACACAAACTGGTACTTACTTCATAA
- a CDS encoding ligase-associated DNA damage response exonuclease produces MEPLLVLTAQGLYCPEGDFFIDPWGKADKAIITHAHSDHARAGHRSYLCHADTAPLLKQRLGEHIQVETLQYGETVSVRGVQVSLHPAGHVIGSAQVRLSFRGQVWVVSGDYKVVDDGLTPAFEPVRCHVFVTESTFGLPVYRWAPQEILQQRLLAWIQEVHQQEQIPVLIGYSLGKAQRLLYLLKETGLHCWLHPSIYAIHETLITHHPELSQKFPPVHLFQPSGRRQELQNSVLLIPPAARESQWLHRLEPCSTAYCSGWMQIRGHARQRGADAAFALSDHADWPGLLAAVEATGAEEVWATHGYAHTLARYLREEKQIPARDLLSPFAEEMEE; encoded by the coding sequence ATGGAACCTTTACTGGTACTCACAGCACAAGGGTTGTATTGTCCCGAGGGTGACTTTTTCATTGATCCCTGGGGCAAAGCAGATAAAGCCATCATCACACATGCCCATAGCGATCATGCACGGGCCGGTCACAGGTCTTATCTGTGCCATGCAGATACGGCTCCTCTGCTGAAGCAGAGGCTGGGAGAGCATATTCAGGTGGAAACCCTTCAGTATGGTGAAACTGTTTCTGTACGGGGTGTGCAGGTTAGCCTGCATCCGGCCGGACATGTAATCGGCTCAGCCCAGGTGAGATTAAGTTTCAGGGGGCAGGTGTGGGTAGTTTCCGGCGATTACAAAGTGGTGGATGATGGGCTAACCCCCGCCTTCGAACCCGTTCGCTGCCATGTGTTTGTAACGGAATCCACGTTCGGATTGCCTGTTTATCGCTGGGCACCCCAGGAAATATTGCAGCAACGACTGCTTGCATGGATACAGGAAGTGCACCAGCAAGAGCAAATTCCGGTACTGATTGGCTATAGCCTGGGCAAAGCCCAGCGGCTTCTGTATCTGCTGAAAGAAACAGGTTTGCATTGCTGGTTGCATCCTTCCATTTACGCCATCCATGAAACATTGATCACGCATCATCCTGAATTATCTCAAAAATTTCCTCCGGTACATCTTTTTCAGCCCTCCGGCCGCCGGCAGGAATTGCAGAACAGTGTGCTGCTGATTCCGCCGGCAGCGCGGGAGTCCCAATGGTTGCATCGCCTGGAACCCTGCAGCACTGCTTATTGCAGCGGGTGGATGCAAATCCGCGGTCATGCCCGCCAACGGGGTGCCGATGCAGCTTTCGCCCTGTCTGATCATGCCGACTGGCCTGGCCTGCTGGCTGCCGTAGAGGCCACCGGAGCCGAAGAGGTGTGGGCTACCCATGGCTATGCCCATACACTGGCACGTTACCTGCGTGAAGAAAAGCAGATACCTGCACGGGATCTTTTATCCCCCTTTGCAGAAGAAATGGAAGAATAA
- a CDS encoding Smr/MutS family protein, protein MLFEPGDQVWLVHSGERATVVNILSEDMLEVDVEGIRFPVYADQVEYPYFRDFTSQPKYIRKPIPGDALPVEKPQQTTRIETGLWLQFFPIFRTSSEEEIERIKIFLANETATAYQMTYRLMKQGTSEFEFSQEIRPFSHLYLQDVLFEDFNDKPVFYFQVRLSQPDAKRLESYEKRISIRARELFALVEQMNRHQEASFSKLIFQSYPEIVPAEPTPVFSLRQPEPRHATGMVSEPVYEIDLHADKLGVDTAGMSAGELLELQVRIFNRYFEQAIASRQPHLKVIHGIGKGTLRDRIHDILRQTPEVSYFTNDVNPGVTQIYLTYLR, encoded by the coding sequence ATGCTATTTGAACCTGGTGATCAGGTATGGCTGGTTCATTCCGGCGAACGGGCTACTGTGGTGAATATCCTCAGCGAGGATATGCTGGAGGTGGATGTGGAAGGGATTCGTTTTCCCGTTTACGCCGACCAGGTAGAATATCCATATTTCAGAGATTTTACCAGCCAGCCGAAATACATCAGAAAACCTATCCCGGGTGATGCATTGCCTGTAGAAAAACCTCAACAGACAACCCGGATAGAGACTGGTTTGTGGTTGCAGTTTTTCCCGATATTTCGGACATCTTCGGAAGAAGAAATTGAACGGATTAAAATTTTTCTGGCCAATGAAACAGCAACTGCCTATCAGATGACTTACCGGCTGATGAAGCAGGGGACAAGTGAATTTGAGTTTAGCCAGGAGATAAGGCCATTTTCTCATCTTTACCTGCAAGATGTGCTCTTTGAGGATTTCAATGATAAGCCGGTATTTTATTTTCAGGTTCGTCTGTCTCAGCCGGATGCAAAAAGGCTGGAAAGCTATGAAAAACGAATCAGCATCCGGGCACGCGAATTGTTTGCACTTGTAGAGCAAATGAATCGGCACCAAGAGGCCAGTTTTTCGAAACTTATCTTTCAATCCTATCCCGAAATAGTTCCGGCGGAACCGACGCCTGTATTTTCGCTCCGGCAGCCGGAGCCAAGGCATGCGACAGGCATGGTTTCAGAACCGGTTTATGAAATAGATCTGCACGCAGATAAACTTGGGGTGGATACGGCAGGCATGAGTGCGGGTGAATTGCTGGAGCTTCAGGTACGGATTTTCAATCGATATTTTGAGCAGGCTATTGCCAGCAGGCAACCTCATTTAAAGGTAATTCATGGCATCGGGAAAGGGACATTGCGGGATCGTATCCACGATATTCTCCGCCAGACGCCGGAGGTCAGTTATTTCACCAATGATGTCAACCCGGGTGTAACACAGATTTATTTGACTTATTTGCGTTAG
- a CDS encoding PIG-L family deacetylase, translating into MILSDIRSFRLQLLPLIGLMLLDCLPCHVQAQRPAEWNAAQIRLHLLKLGVLGKVLYIAAHPDDENTQLLAYLANGRLYETAYLSCTRGDGGQNLIGDEQGEEMGLIRTQELLAARRIDGARQYFTRANDFGFSKSADETLRFWGHERILSDVVWIIRKFQPDVIICRFPEDSRAGHGQHWASAILAHEAFEAAADPHRFPEQMQYVKPWQAKRLLWNTYRFGNVNTTDAKQFHIDDGGFNTLMGESYGEIAADSRSMHKSQGFGVPRTRGSHEEYFVTIAGDPPVEDLMDGVATSWTVLPGGERIQQMIDSLQQHFRVDSPELSVSGLISLYRAIEQMPENRWKKQKLQEIHALIQQCSGLYIEATTDQPAVAPGQHFQLRTEIINRSHLPVTLTGIAYPGDTLSLRQSLARDEDQEFAREVVVPDTMPISQPYWLQQPHPVGYYEVQNQQIIGLPENPPAFSITCMLDIAGQPFRYTLPVVYKHTDPVKGELYEPFVVAPAVTVNPENKVYVFTQTTPVQVRVLVKAFQDSCVGYVQLKLPEGLKAEPERQAYRLMHRGDEAWLDFKVYATSIPSQSRTGMIQAIAYQQGKTYDKGYRLISYAHIPDITWFPPAEARAVLLPLQIRGSRIGYIMGAGDQVPEALRQCGFQVTLLQEQDVMHGNLARYDAIVTGVRAYNTVPWLAYAQPLLLQYVYNGGTLVVQYNNNFNLVTRQLGPYPFTLSRDRVTEEDAPVKFLLPDDPLLHDPNEITEADFDGWIQERGLYFVSQADARYRKPFSMHDTGDKPLDGSTLVANYGKGKYVYTCLDFFRELPAGVPGAFRLFVNMLAGPKPASDSTTSSHGKNDAR; encoded by the coding sequence ATGATCCTTTCTGATATCCGCTCATTTCGGCTTCAGCTTTTACCTCTGATTGGATTGATGCTGTTGGATTGCCTGCCTTGCCATGTACAGGCCCAGCGGCCGGCAGAATGGAATGCAGCTCAGATCCGCTTGCATCTGCTGAAACTGGGAGTGCTTGGTAAAGTGCTGTACATAGCCGCTCATCCGGACGATGAAAACACGCAACTGTTGGCCTATCTGGCAAATGGAAGATTGTATGAAACTGCTTATTTATCGTGTACGCGAGGAGATGGCGGGCAGAACCTGATTGGCGATGAGCAGGGCGAAGAAATGGGGCTGATCCGTACGCAGGAATTGCTGGCTGCCCGGCGTATAGACGGCGCCCGGCAGTATTTTACCCGAGCCAATGATTTTGGATTTTCCAAGTCGGCTGATGAAACCCTTCGTTTCTGGGGACATGAACGAATTTTGAGTGACGTGGTATGGATCATCCGAAAATTTCAACCGGATGTGATCATCTGCCGTTTTCCGGAAGACAGCCGTGCCGGACATGGGCAGCATTGGGCTTCAGCTATCCTGGCTCATGAGGCTTTTGAGGCAGCCGCTGACCCGCACCGGTTTCCGGAACAAATGCAGTATGTAAAGCCGTGGCAGGCCAAGCGATTGCTGTGGAATACCTATCGCTTTGGCAACGTAAACACCACCGATGCCAAACAATTTCATATTGACGATGGGGGTTTCAATACCTTGATGGGAGAAAGTTATGGCGAAATTGCGGCTGACAGCCGGTCTATGCACAAGAGCCAGGGTTTTGGGGTACCACGTACCAGAGGCAGCCATGAAGAATATTTCGTAACCATTGCCGGCGATCCTCCGGTAGAGGATCTTATGGATGGGGTAGCAACTAGCTGGACAGTCTTGCCGGGAGGCGAACGCATCCAGCAAATGATCGACAGCCTCCAGCAACATTTCCGGGTTGATTCTCCCGAACTTTCCGTATCGGGGCTGATCAGTTTATACCGGGCTATTGAGCAGATGCCCGAAAATCGCTGGAAAAAACAAAAACTTCAGGAAATACATGCACTCATTCAGCAATGTAGCGGATTGTACATAGAGGCCACTACCGATCAGCCGGCAGTAGCTCCGGGCCAGCATTTTCAACTACGTACCGAAATCATCAACCGTTCCCATTTGCCTGTCACATTGACCGGCATTGCCTACCCCGGAGATACTTTATCTCTGCGTCAGTCTTTGGCAAGGGATGAAGATCAGGAATTCGCTCGGGAAGTGGTTGTGCCGGATACGATGCCCATCTCGCAACCCTACTGGCTGCAACAGCCGCATCCTGTGGGCTATTATGAGGTGCAGAACCAGCAGATAATTGGCTTACCGGAAAATCCACCTGCTTTTTCGATCACCTGTATGCTTGACATTGCCGGCCAGCCTTTCCGTTATACGCTACCGGTGGTATACAAACACACAGATCCTGTGAAGGGTGAGCTGTATGAGCCTTTTGTAGTGGCTCCGGCTGTGACGGTGAACCCGGAGAACAAAGTATATGTATTTACCCAAACCACTCCTGTGCAGGTGCGGGTACTGGTAAAGGCGTTTCAGGATTCCTGTGTGGGATATGTGCAGCTAAAATTACCTGAAGGATTAAAAGCAGAGCCTGAACGACAAGCCTATCGGCTTATGCATCGGGGTGATGAAGCCTGGCTTGATTTTAAGGTATATGCCACTTCTATCCCCTCTCAGTCGCGTACCGGAATGATACAGGCCATTGCCTATCAGCAGGGAAAAACTTATGATAAAGGCTATCGGCTGATCAGTTATGCCCATATTCCGGATATCACCTGGTTCCCTCCGGCCGAAGCCCGCGCCGTGCTGTTGCCTCTGCAGATCCGCGGTTCGCGCATTGGGTATATTATGGGTGCTGGTGATCAGGTGCCTGAAGCTCTGCGTCAGTGCGGATTTCAGGTAACCCTGTTGCAGGAGCAGGATGTAATGCATGGAAATCTGGCTCGGTACGATGCCATTGTTACGGGCGTGAGAGCCTACAATACCGTGCCCTGGCTGGCTTATGCCCAGCCTCTTTTGCTGCAATACGTGTACAACGGAGGCACACTGGTGGTGCAGTACAACAACAATTTCAATCTGGTTACCCGGCAACTGGGTCCCTATCCTTTTACCCTGTCACGTGATCGGGTTACGGAAGAAGATGCACCGGTAAAGTTTCTGCTGCCTGATGATCCGTTGCTGCACGATCCCAATGAAATCACGGAGGCCGATTTTGACGGATGGATCCAGGAGCGTGGATTGTATTTTGTGTCTCAGGCTGATGCCCGTTACCGGAAGCCATTCAGCATGCATGATACGGGCGATAAGCCGTTGGATGGATCGACCCTTGTGGCAAACTATGGCAAAGGGAAATATGTTTACACCTGTCTAGACTTTTTCCGGGAGCTTCCGGCGGGCGTTCCGGGCGCATTTCGGTTGTTTGTAAATATGCTGGCTGGACCTAAGCCGGCGTCGGATTCTACAACATCATCTCATGGAAAAAACGACGCGCGATAA
- a CDS encoding DUF6600 domain-containing protein: MKRIVKGLMVLLLMGGLSTGPDINRASAAPPRISVQVFFDALSPYGRWITYGSYGYAWIPSVEVGFIPYATAGHWVFTSLGWTWVSDYPWGWAPFHYGRWVYDDYYGWIWIPGTEWAPAWVVWAQSDDYYGWAPLPPGVDISVHISIGQYIPYSRWVFIPGAYLCSPAPYRYYVYPRNHVTIVQHITIINQVYVQDRGPRYFYGPRPEVVQRYVGRPLRPIPIVDASRPEETRVEGNAVRIFRPAVQQIPNASPRVFANNTTQESRMAANDHVRFMSPFRSNTGAAASGQTPDVPRTFAPAGNPSPYRTQASGEANVNAPATDGAPANPDNNPTMRVRRFTPTPVDRTPAPAASERRVYQPPVNPEQAHGPAADRNSAPARVFRSSSPDAMSPAPAQPQNRYRPDAFSHPIMRQAPAHTFDRSSVNPREQNDRRFQNGNERRHF, translated from the coding sequence ATGAAACGGATTGTTAAAGGGTTGATGGTATTGCTCCTGATGGGGGGACTATCAACCGGTCCTGATATAAACAGGGCTTCGGCCGCACCACCTCGTATTTCCGTACAGGTCTTTTTCGATGCCTTGAGTCCCTACGGACGCTGGATTACCTATGGTAGCTATGGCTATGCCTGGATACCTTCCGTGGAGGTAGGTTTTATTCCCTATGCCACTGCAGGTCATTGGGTATTTACCTCGCTGGGATGGACTTGGGTATCGGACTACCCCTGGGGTTGGGCGCCTTTTCATTACGGACGATGGGTGTATGATGATTACTATGGCTGGATCTGGATTCCGGGCACGGAATGGGCTCCTGCATGGGTTGTATGGGCGCAAAGCGATGATTACTATGGCTGGGCTCCGCTACCACCCGGTGTAGACATCAGCGTGCATATTTCCATTGGTCAGTATATCCCATACTCCCGATGGGTCTTTATTCCCGGTGCCTATCTTTGCTCACCTGCACCATATCGGTATTATGTCTATCCGCGCAATCATGTGACCATTGTGCAGCATATTACGATTATCAACCAGGTGTATGTGCAGGACAGAGGCCCGAGATATTTCTATGGGCCAAGACCAGAGGTAGTGCAACGATATGTAGGCCGGCCTTTACGGCCCATACCGATTGTTGATGCCAGCAGGCCTGAAGAAACGCGAGTGGAAGGGAATGCCGTGCGGATCTTCCGCCCGGCCGTGCAACAGATTCCCAATGCCTCACCAAGGGTATTTGCAAACAATACCACCCAGGAATCCCGCATGGCAGCCAACGATCACGTGCGGTTTATGTCGCCTTTCCGGAGCAACACAGGTGCTGCTGCTTCCGGACAAACGCCTGATGTGCCCAGAACCTTTGCGCCTGCCGGCAATCCTTCTCCTTACCGCACGCAAGCTTCTGGCGAGGCTAATGTTAATGCCCCCGCGACAGATGGGGCTCCAGCAAATCCTGACAATAACCCAACCATGCGTGTGCGTCGGTTTACCCCTACGCCTGTTGATCGCACACCTGCACCTGCAGCTTCAGAAAGACGTGTATATCAGCCTCCGGTAAATCCGGAACAGGCTCACGGGCCCGCCGCTGATCGTAATTCGGCCCCGGCACGCGTGTTCAGATCATCAAGCCCTGATGCGATGAGCCCTGCGCCGGCACAGCCACAAAATCGTTATCGGCCGGATGCATTCAGCCATCCGATTATGCGTCAGGCACCTGCCCATACCTTTGACAGATCATCAGTAAACCCGCGGGAACAGAACGATCGCAGATTTCAGAACGGAAACGAACGAAGGCATTTCTGA
- a CDS encoding DUF4870 domain-containing protein, with the protein MDARQIHTRAAIVHLGGLIGWVIPFSFANLIGVLVLWLLLRKDDPFIDDQGKEAVNFQILVSLIFLVLGILGGALIMRHLIDFTWRNDFLPGRWYWWRMADMGIWGILWKLASLFNFIFCVIAAIRAGQGIAYRYPLSVRIVR; encoded by the coding sequence ATGGATGCCAGACAAATCCACACACGCGCAGCCATTGTGCACTTGGGCGGACTTATTGGCTGGGTGATTCCGTTCAGCTTTGCCAATCTAATTGGTGTACTGGTGCTGTGGCTTCTGCTTCGCAAGGATGATCCCTTTATTGATGATCAGGGAAAGGAAGCGGTGAATTTTCAGATTTTGGTGAGTCTGATCTTTCTGGTTTTGGGAATCCTGGGTGGTGCATTGATAATGCGACATTTGATAGATTTCACCTGGAGAAATGATTTTTTACCAGGCAGGTGGTACTGGTGGAGAATGGCTGATATGGGCATCTGGGGCATCTTGTGGAAACTGGCCAGCCTGTTTAACTTTATCTTTTGTGTGATTGCAGCCATCCGTGCCGGACAGGGTATTGCCTACCGATATCCGCTTTCTGTGCGGATTGTGAGATGA